A window of Anolis sagrei isolate rAnoSag1 chromosome 13, rAnoSag1.mat, whole genome shotgun sequence contains these coding sequences:
- the LOC132765390 gene encoding zinc finger protein 271-like: MSTSTQGEKSYKFPDCGDSFHWNSDLDKHEHIHTGEKPYRCYNCGSIFHQNLDLVKHERIHTGKKPYKCYNCGGIFHQNLDLIKHEHIHTGENPYRCSNCEGSFYQNSDLVKHERIHTGEKPYKCSTCGGIFHRNLDLVKHERIHTGKKPYKCSTCGGIFHRNLDLVKHERIHTGEKPYKCSNCRSNFHRNSDLVKHKRIHTGKKPYKCYNCGGIFHRNLDLVKHEHIHTGEKPYKCSTCGGIFHRNLDLVKHEHIHTGEKPYKCSDCGGIFHRNLDLVKHEHIHTGVKPYKCSDCRGSFHWNSDLVKHKWIYTGEQPYKCSTCEKSFHQHSALLYHEWTHMVEKPYKCSDLQEGLQLQDPPRAPQEDPHRGEALQVPLLWEDLHHHLVFCEAPADAPGAGTIASSLKGENVTPLSRKCTSIRTAGTMAGKLSNTFLAEEIIQCANLSET; encoded by the exons ATGAGCACATCCACACAGGGAGAGAAGTCCTACAAGTTCCCAGACTGCGGGGACAGCTTCCACTGGAACTCAGACCTGGACAAGCATGAGCACatccacacgggggagaagccctacAGGTGCTACAACTGTGGGAGCATCTTCCACCAGAACTTGGACCTGGTCAAGCACGAGCGCATCCACACAGGGAAGAAGCCCTACAAGTGCTACAACTGTGGGGGCATCTTCCACCAGAACTTGGACCTGATCAAGCATGAGCAC ATCCACACGGGGGAGAATCCCTACAGGTGCTCCAACTGTGAGGGCAGCTTCTACCAGAACTCAGACCTGGTCAAGCATGAGCGCatccacacgggggagaagccctacAAGTGCTCCACCTGTGGGGGCATCTTCCACCGGAACTTGGACCTGGTCAAGCACGAGCGCATCCACACAGGGAAGAAGCCCTACAAGTGCTCCACCTGTGGGGGCATCTTCCACCGGAACTTGGACCTGGTCAAGCACGAGCgcatccacacaggggagaagccctacaaGTGCTCCAACTGCAGGAGCAACTTCCACCGGAACTCAGACCTGGTCAAGCACAAGCGCATCCACACAGGGAAGAAGCCCTACAAGTGCTACAACTGTGGGGGCATCTTCCACCGGAACTTAGACCTGGTCAAGCATGAGCacatccacacaggggagaagccctacaaGTGCTCCACCTGTGGGGGCATCTTCCACCGGAACTTGGACCTGGTCAAGCATGAGCacatccacacaggggagaagccctacaaGTGCTCCGACTGTGGGGGCATCTTCCACCGGAACTTGGACCTGGTCAAGCACGAGCACATCCACACGGGGGTGAAGCCCTACAAGTGCTCCGATTGCAGGGGCAGCTTCCACTGGAACTCGGACCTGGTCAAGCACAAGTGGATCTACACTGGGGAGCAGCCCTACAAGTGCTCCACCTGTGAGAAGAGCTTCCACCAGCACTCAGCCCTGCTCTACCACGAGTGGACCCACATGGTGGAGAAGCCCTACAAGTGCTCCGACCTGCAGGAAGGGCTTCAGCTGCAAGATCCCCCTCGTGCTCCACaagaggacccacacaggggagaagctcTACAAgtgccacttctgtgggaagaccTTCACCACCATCTCGTATTTTGTGAAGCACCAGCAGATGCACCTGGGGCAGGAACCATTGCCAGTTCTCTGAAAGGAGAAAATGTTACTCCTCTTTCGCGGAAATGCACGAGCATCAGGACTGCAGGAACAATGGCTGGGAAACTGAGCAACACGTTCCTCGCAGAGGAAATCATTcaatgtgcaaatctttctgaaacttga